The Methanobrevibacter wolinii SH genome includes a window with the following:
- a CDS encoding NAD-dependent epimerase/dehydratase family protein gives MEGKNIVVTGGLGFIGSHIVDELMISNKVTIIDNLSSGKIENLKNPDNKNITLIQGDLNNLDLDEILKDKDYVFHLAALASVPESVEKPVLSNSNNLDATLKLLTACKNNDIKKVVFSSSAAIYGENPNIPLKETAPYMPASPYAVQKASSELYLKAFHESYGLNSVSLRYFNVFGPKQNLNSSYAAVIPNFISALLTGNQPIIYGDGEQTRDFIYVKDIVRANILSCESDYNGVVNIASGKGLSVNELYSIIKEVLGSDIEPKYEEERLGDIKHSIADISNQSNINFKIDSSKFKDQLKETINWFKDNL, from the coding sequence ATGGAAGGAAAAAATATTGTTGTTACTGGTGGTTTAGGTTTTATTGGTTCACATATTGTTGATGAATTAATGATTTCTAATAAGGTTACAATTATTGATAATTTATCTTCTGGTAAAATCGAAAATTTAAAAAATCCAGATAATAAAAATATTACACTAATTCAAGGAGATTTAAATAATTTAGATTTAGATGAAATCTTAAAAGATAAAGATTATGTATTTCATTTAGCTGCTCTTGCTAGTGTACCTGAAAGTGTTGAAAAACCAGTACTTAGTAACTCTAACAATCTTGATGCTACTTTGAAATTGCTAACTGCATGTAAAAATAATGATATTAAAAAAGTAGTATTCTCTTCATCTGCAGCTATTTATGGTGAAAATCCAAATATTCCTCTTAAAGAAACTGCGCCTTATATGCCTGCTTCTCCATATGCTGTACAAAAAGCAAGTTCTGAATTATATCTTAAGGCATTTCATGAAAGTTATGGTTTAAATTCTGTTTCTCTTAGGTATTTTAATGTTTTTGGGCCAAAACAAAATTTAAATTCTTCATATGCTGCAGTTATTCCTAATTTTATTAGTGCATTATTAACTGGTAATCAACCTATAATTTATGGAGATGGAGAGCAAACTCGTGATTTTATTTATGTTAAAGATATTGTGAGAGCAAATATTTTATCATGTGAATCTGATTATAATGGTGTTGTAAATATTGCTAGTGGTAAAGGTTTATCTGTTAATGAATTATATTCAATTATAAAAGAAGTTTTAGGTAGTGATATAGAACCTAAATATGAAGAAGAACGTTTAGGTGATATTAAACATTCTATTGCAGATATTTCTAATCAAAGTAATATTAATTTTAAAATTGATTCAAGTAAATTTAAAGATCAACTAAAAGAAACTATAAATTGGTTTAAAGATAATTTATGA
- a CDS encoding energy-converting hydrogenase A subunit A EhaA, with product MIFLISETTLLLNYLITIIVSIIMALILRLPFLPEKPRRFSWTNSAIFPTPIIAMGVLAFCFSINFYWLYEGKVLALIVGILSAIFVKYLFKYVFPNAPNTEGEE from the coding sequence ATGATTTTTCTAATTAGTGAAACAACATTATTGTTAAATTATTTAATTACAATTATTGTTTCTATTATAATGGCTTTAATTTTAAGATTGCCATTTTTACCTGAAAAGCCTAGAAGGTTTTCATGGACTAACAGTGCTATATTTCCAACACCTATTATAGCTATGGGAGTTTTAGCTTTCTGTTTTTCAATCAATTTTTATTGGTTATATGAAGGGAAAGTACTTGCTCTTATTGTAGGTATTTTATCTGCAATATTTGTAAAATACTTGTTTAAGTATGTATTTCCAAATGCACCAAATACAGAAGGTGAGGAATAA
- a CDS encoding DUF2109 domain-containing protein: MYIEILGIITILMALRALITQNRAEKLLYINVIGFSVPAIIALYINTPFALIVAAAFFVTSTVSANAIAYTLNKLDNEIVLDGE; encoded by the coding sequence ATGTATATAGAGATTTTAGGGATTATTACTATTTTGATGGCATTACGTGCACTTATAACTCAAAATAGAGCTGAAAAATTATTATATATTAATGTTATTGGATTTTCAGTTCCAGCAATAATTGCCTTATATATTAATACACCTTTTGCTCTTATTGTAGCAGCTGCTTTCTTTGTAACTTCTACTGTAAGTGCTAATGCAATTGCATATACATTGAATAAATTAGATAATGAAATTGTCTTAGATGGAGAATAA
- a CDS encoding EhaD family protein yields MDFLGFFNITTVSIALMIIGSIGIILVKKPLDKVILFDIADAGFVLAVVAFKYLDVAFAIAILGPISTIVFLMSILKINEIRTKNSEGGPNV; encoded by the coding sequence ATGGATTTTCTAGGATTTTTTAATATTACAACAGTATCAATAGCATTAATGATAATTGGTTCAATTGGTATAATACTTGTTAAAAAACCATTGGATAAAGTTATTCTTTTTGATATTGCTGATGCAGGTTTTGTACTTGCTGTAGTTGCATTTAAATATTTAGATGTAGCATTTGCAATTGCAATTTTAGGTCCAATATCTACTATTGTATTTTTAATGTCTATTTTAAAAATTAATGAAATTAGAACTAAAAATAGTGAAGGTGGTCCTAATGTTTAA
- a CDS encoding EhaE family protein: protein MFNVYIWFYTGIFLAIIGTLAACWGPGVKDPVIRTLNTEVASIGVSLIFLCYNHMLALLTLIATSVICTLILLRAISRLEEIGADV, encoded by the coding sequence ATGTTTAATGTTTACATTTGGTTTTATACAGGAATATTCTTAGCTATTATTGGTACTTTAGCAGCATGCTGGGGTCCTGGGGTTAAAGATCCTGTTATAAGGACTTTAAATACAGAGGTTGCTTCTATTGGTGTTTCATTGATTTTTTTATGTTATAATCACATGTTAGCTCTTTTAACATTAATTGCAACTTCTGTAATTTGTACATTAATTTTACTTAGAGCAATTAGTCGTTTAGAAGAAATAGGGGCTGATGTTTAA
- a CDS encoding EhaF family protein codes for MKIADIWNKLASPKKIPRLFALILGIFLIIGFMVPMGLNVDQLYPREAPQVQVEQGLSMAPYARGGEPLVSPGITKSAYPQYAPKLGWINSYVSPLAQFVMNISPYFGTSIYSSPGGLIDEILYYTRGFDTVLESSILMMAFIIASWLSVNYTMNRRNDPENIKKDVKVAISNSDLIASEVEQNNLKAHRKQNRRNN; via the coding sequence ATGAAAATAGCAGATATTTGGAATAAGTTAGCAAGTCCTAAAAAGATTCCTAGGTTATTTGCTTTAATTCTTGGAATATTTTTAATTATTGGATTTATGGTTCCTATGGGGTTAAATGTAGACCAACTTTATCCAAGAGAAGCTCCTCAAGTTCAAGTTGAACAAGGATTGTCTATGGCACCTTATGCTCGTGGAGGTGAACCTTTAGTAAGTCCAGGAATTACTAAATCTGCATATCCACAATATGCTCCTAAATTAGGATGGATTAATTCTTATGTTTCTCCATTGGCTCAATTTGTCATGAACATATCTCCATACTTTGGTACAAGTATTTATTCATCTCCTGGTGGATTAATTGATGAAATTTTATATTATACTAGAGGTTTTGATACAGTTCTTGAATCTTCTATATTGATGATGGCATTTATTATTGCATCATGGCTTTCTGTTAATTATACTATGAATAGGAGAAATGATCCTGAAAACATTAAGAAAGATGTTAAAGTTGCAATATCTAATTCTGATTTAATTGCTTCTGAGGTGGAACAAAATAATTTAAAAGCACATAGAAAACAAAATAGGAGGAATAATTAA
- a CDS encoding EhaG family protein — translation MIYVPSTVPPIFSSMYVPAIYTGLIIGFFSLIAIAMQKRDIHVLILTDVVGFAMMIIVAGVGTDLAESFILPGLVVELAEVLAISEILISREMRKKSAINPSVSFNPMAVNYDMEILTTAPNFLSLLLIAYGVFLTGFTGGAVAGGGILLFMLSRKARGLPVFEINGIGGVSGIGWCMWIISFWIFFVAPQYWLLCLFLAACGLLLKVATKMGLIGVLMREEYGKK, via the coding sequence ATGATATATGTTCCTTCTACTGTTCCACCAATATTTTCAAGTATGTATGTTCCTGCAATTTATACTGGATTAATAATTGGATTTTTTAGTTTAATTGCTATTGCAATGCAGAAAAGAGATATTCATGTTCTTATCTTAACTGATGTTGTTGGTTTTGCAATGATGATTATCGTTGCAGGTGTAGGTACAGATCTTGCAGAATCTTTTATTTTGCCAGGTTTAGTAGTAGAACTTGCTGAAGTTTTAGCAATATCTGAGATTTTAATATCTCGTGAAATGAGAAAAAAATCAGCAATTAATCCTTCTGTTTCATTTAATCCAATGGCAGTGAATTATGATATGGAGATTTTAACTACTGCTCCTAACTTTTTAAGCTTATTACTTATAGCTTATGGTGTATTCTTAACTGGTTTTACAGGTGGTGCTGTAGCTGGTGGAGGTATTTTATTATTCATGCTTTCAAGAAAAGCTAGAGGTTTACCAGTATTTGAAATCAATGGTATTGGTGGAGTTTCAGGTATTGGTTGGTGTATGTGGATTATTTCATTTTGGATATTCTTTGTAGCTCCTCAATATTGGTTACTTTGTTTATTCCTTGCAGCTTGTGGATTACTCTTAAAAGTTGCAACAAAAATGGGATTAATTGGAGTTCTTATGAGAGAAGAATATGGTAAAAAATGA
- a CDS encoding membrane protein — MSLASLGGNLLGIVPLGDIVFYLNPLHLFLFVAILIFTFLIAISHTETQVEAEFGTLGDNKQSVGLKEFKARRFLSVICGIATAGAMITGDLYNFTLFMSLVGILNIGIISSVKQIGVLDSVFQYGLIAMMCSLPLFGGAAIVLGACGTVSLLAIQSMKPTAMMIFGAIMLFIGVCGESGIAPFFASKAEMFRTPGSPFLLIVHLSSLFIIVRAIEIVLIICT, encoded by the coding sequence ATGAGTCTTGCAAGCTTAGGTGGAAATTTACTTGGGATAGTTCCTTTAGGGGATATTGTATTCTATTTAAATCCATTACATTTGTTCTTGTTTGTGGCTATATTAATATTTACTTTCTTAATTGCTATTAGTCATACAGAAACTCAAGTTGAAGCTGAATTTGGTACACTTGGGGATAATAAACAATCTGTAGGATTAAAAGAATTTAAAGCAAGAAGATTTTTATCTGTAATTTGTGGTATAGCTACTGCAGGTGCAATGATTACTGGAGATTTATATAATTTTACTTTATTTATGTCCCTTGTTGGTATCTTAAATATAGGTATTATTTCTTCTGTAAAACAGATTGGAGTACTTGATTCTGTTTTTCAATATGGTTTAATTGCAATGATGTGTAGTCTTCCATTATTTGGAGGTGCTGCAATTGTACTTGGAGCATGTGGAACAGTTAGTTTACTTGCAATTCAATCAATGAAACCAACTGCAATGATGATTTTCGGTGCAATAATGCTCTTTATTGGAGTTTGTGGTGAATCTGGTATAGCACCTTTCTTTGCTTCAAAAGCAGAAATGTTTAGAACTCCTGGTTCTCCATTTTTATTAATTGTACACTTAAGTTCATTGTTTATTATTGTAAGAGCAATTGAAATTGTTCTTATTATTTGTACATGA
- a CDS encoding respiratory chain complex I subunit 1 family protein — MYNLMADILINVCIAFLAGSLLLGLHRKIMARVQSRPGPPIIQYLLHSLKFFFKESSFPKTVSKPFYLAIVVILCGIWVTAVIVTNVTYGSLLLIFGIYAVHKIVEHNCGSSSGSPYGKLSCVRAVYSAASELPLFGGSILVLYLTVHTMDIGQIVSYQAVHGPLIFVAPLAALMFFVTIITKAPYSPFGITLGKDIISGFETEHFGFLRGFIMISESMCWYVLLWLFLTLFFGPLTMVAYAIGMIIITCITGLISATTPMLNPNHSVMSQMTITLIGVVGSIALMII; from the coding sequence ATGTATAATTTAATGGCTGATATTTTAATTAATGTATGTATTGCTTTCCTTGCTGGAAGCTTACTTTTAGGTTTACATAGGAAGATTATGGCACGTGTTCAATCAAGACCAGGGCCACCTATAATACAATATTTATTACATTCTTTAAAATTTTTCTTTAAGGAATCATCATTCCCAAAAACAGTTTCTAAACCATTTTATTTAGCGATTGTTGTTATATTATGTGGAATTTGGGTTACTGCAGTAATTGTAACTAATGTTACTTATGGATCTTTATTATTAATATTTGGTATTTATGCTGTACATAAAATTGTAGAACATAATTGTGGTTCTTCATCAGGTTCTCCTTATGGAAAACTTAGTTGTGTAAGGGCTGTTTATTCTGCAGCTTCTGAACTTCCATTATTTGGAGGTTCTATTTTAGTATTATATCTTACAGTTCATACTATGGATATAGGTCAAATAGTTTCTTATCAAGCAGTACATGGTCCTTTAATATTTGTTGCTCCACTTGCAGCATTAATGTTTTTTGTTACAATAATTACAAAAGCACCATATTCTCCATTTGGAATAACATTAGGCAAAGATATTATTTCAGGTTTTGAAACAGAACACTTTGGATTCTTAAGAGGATTCATAATGATTTCAGAATCAATGTGTTGGTATGTATTGTTATGGTTATTCTTAACATTATTCTTTGGACCATTAACAATGGTTGCTTATGCAATTGGAATGATTATTATAACATGTATAACTGGATTAATTAGTGCAACTACTCCAATGTTAAATCCTAATCATTCAGTTATGTCACAAATGACTATTACTCTTATTGGTGTAGTCGGTTCTATTGCTTTAATGATTATATGA
- a CDS encoding DUF2104 domain-containing protein, whose amino-acid sequence MIEKLYLLIYLIVFVAGAICGLLYSYQKHIEPYVVKETSIPILIIAIIGWFLTLNFGLFNFIPQFIVISIGLFLVAFVLDMRPGYGRKETVIGIIISVILWFFTQCLFTIL is encoded by the coding sequence ATGATAGAAAAACTATATTTATTAATTTATTTAATAGTTTTTGTTGCTGGGGCTATATGTGGTCTTTTATACAGCTACCAAAAACACATAGAACCATATGTAGTGAAAGAAACCAGTATACCAATATTAATTATTGCAATTATTGGTTGGTTTTTAACATTAAATTTTGGTTTATTTAACTTTATTCCACAATTTATTGTAATAAGTATTGGTTTATTTTTAGTAGCTTTTGTATTAGATATGAGGCCAGGATATGGGAGAAAAGAAACAGTTATTGGTATTATTATTTCAGTAATATTATGGTTTTTTACTCAATGTTTATTTACTATATTATAA
- a CDS encoding DUF1959 family protein: MTDESRLKLYKTRIIKSFRWQKDIINPLAKYLGISSDEFEDILMDNLDMSSLESLHSTFESSLHEELMLKLHIDLKFFWFVDVLALISEEEATQLKVKLAKEVQYGHMTYDEAVDEGKKEFLDMIRK; this comes from the coding sequence ATGACTGATGAGAGCAGATTAAAACTTTATAAAACTAGAATTATTAAAAGTTTTAGATGGCAAAAAGATATTATTAATCCTCTTGCTAAATATTTAGGAATATCTAGTGATGAATTTGAAGATATACTTATGGATAATTTAGATATGTCCTCTCTTGAGTCTCTTCATTCTACATTTGAATCATCATTACATGAAGAATTAATGCTTAAATTACATATAGATTTAAAATTTTTCTGGTTTGTTGATGTTCTTGCTTTAATATCAGAAGAAGAAGCAACTCAATTAAAAGTTAAATTAGCAAAAGAAGTTCAATATGGACATATGACTTATGATGAAGCTGTTGATGAAGGTAAAAAAGAATTTTTAGACATGATTAGAAAATAA
- a CDS encoding NADH-quinone oxidoreductase subunit B family protein: MLDRLKDIVRKTSINVCIVNCGGCNGCDIELVACLSPRYDLEQYGIYLQNNPRDADVLLLTGAVTEQWEDKLRRIYTKIPEPKVVLAVGNCPQSGDVFAQEGGRVSAPASNFIPVDAEVCGCPPRPDEIISAVLAVAPNAMAAKGRENKEIKDDDS; the protein is encoded by the coding sequence ATGTTAGATCGTCTAAAGGATATTGTAAGGAAAACTTCTATTAATGTTTGTATTGTTAATTGTGGTGGATGTAATGGTTGTGATATAGAACTTGTTGCATGTTTATCACCTAGATATGATTTAGAACAATATGGTATTTACTTACAAAATAATCCTCGTGATGCAGATGTATTATTATTAACTGGTGCAGTTACAGAACAATGGGAAGATAAATTACGTAGGATATATACTAAAATTCCAGAACCAAAAGTCGTTTTAGCTGTTGGTAATTGTCCTCAGTCTGGGGATGTTTTTGCTCAAGAAGGAGGTAGAGTTAGTGCTCCTGCATCTAATTTTATTCCTGTTGATGCTGAAGTTTGTGGATGTCCTCCAAGGCCTGATGAAATTATTTCTGCAGTTCTTGCTGTAGCGCCTAATGCTATGGCTGCAAAAGGACGTGAAAATAAAGAAATTAAAGATGATGATTCATAG
- a CDS encoding hydrogenase large subunit: protein MIVPIGPVHPGLKEPLRLKLQLEGEKVVKAEVDYGYVHRGIEKIMEGKTWQKCIYLAERVCGICSYEHTQSFAEVLEHMAGVDVPLRAQFLRVITNELDRIQSHYIANSTYFKAMDHEMLFMKVLELREYVMDSIELLTGNRVNMGWNVVGGVRMDANEEHFDKILENLKFVEENHDRIVELFSEGPALGLRSKGVGYMSKEEALKGRAVGPIGRASGLKHDCREFHPTYKDYLDFKPIWRKEGDNYARTMNRFDEIPQSIDLIKQAINNIPKGEFRTPVEIKTGYNEWRNEAPRGEVKYMCETNGNLIKHISIRTPSIPNIDSCAKYMLVDVPTVTDAIATYTSCDPCIACAERVQLTDTVTNKTVIKDLNSFY from the coding sequence ATGATTGTACCTATTGGCCCAGTACATCCCGGTTTAAAAGAACCATTGAGATTAAAATTACAACTTGAAGGAGAAAAAGTTGTAAAAGCAGAAGTTGATTATGGTTATGTGCATAGAGGTATTGAAAAAATTATGGAAGGTAAAACCTGGCAAAAATGTATATATTTAGCTGAAAGAGTATGTGGAATCTGTTCCTATGAACATACTCAAAGTTTTGCTGAAGTTTTAGAACATATGGCTGGTGTAGATGTACCTCTTAGAGCTCAATTTTTAAGGGTTATTACTAATGAATTAGATAGAATTCAATCTCATTATATTGCAAATTCTACTTATTTTAAAGCTATGGATCATGAAATGTTATTTATGAAGGTTCTTGAACTAAGAGAATATGTAATGGATTCTATTGAATTATTAACTGGTAATCGTGTTAATATGGGTTGGAATGTTGTTGGTGGTGTTAGAATGGATGCTAACGAAGAACATTTCGATAAAATACTTGAAAACCTTAAATTTGTTGAAGAAAATCATGATAGGATTGTAGAATTATTCTCTGAAGGTCCTGCTTTAGGTTTAAGGTCAAAAGGTGTTGGATATATGAGTAAAGAAGAAGCATTAAAAGGTCGTGCTGTAGGTCCTATTGGTCGTGCTTCTGGTTTAAAACATGATTGTCGTGAATTTCATCCAACTTATAAAGATTATTTAGATTTTAAACCTATATGGAGAAAAGAAGGAGATAATTATGCTCGTACTATGAATCGATTTGATGAAATTCCCCAATCTATTGATTTAATTAAACAAGCTATAAATAATATACCTAAAGGTGAATTTAGAACTCCTGTAGAAATTAAAACAGGTTATAATGAGTGGAGAAATGAAGCTCCTCGTGGTGAAGTAAAATATATGTGTGAGACTAATGGAAATTTAATTAAGCATATTTCTATTCGTACTCCTAGTATTCCAAATATTGATTCCTGTGCAAAATATATGTTGGTAGATGTTCCAACAGTAACAGATGCTATTGCTACATATACTTCATGTGATCCTTGTATTGCATGTGCAGAACGTGTTCAATTAACAGATACTGTTACAAATAAAACAGTAATTAAAGATTTAAATAGTTTTTATTGA
- a CDS encoding 4Fe-4S binding protein codes for MSSIIWYVYEFARKAWVKAFADAKSEHEIIERPARFRDFPRVIKENCIGCGSCTASCPSPTAIKLVRDKTTKEKEGLTYPVINKSGCIRCGFCAEVCPSNPKTLECGENHHIITEFNIIPSKRRFIVDDYLCIKCRACMKECKVDAISEVNGRIVVDPLKCIACGDCLDVCKVKGAMKGVFIDNLEDQKKLINLIVSNLEEYIENQQEKLELLPRESLLQLSLPLSMFWDDALKIIPDAEITHEIIENAVDRLKIRVITWNSDKCTKCQMCVNECPIGAISFDEEKNTIVRDKDKCCRCSICYQTCPFAVIKYFHAKFVLDVNDDGEEEIFITVKPSQIDYDFIGSEHNES; via the coding sequence ATGAGTTCAATTATATGGTATGTATATGAATTTGCAAGAAAGGCATGGGTAAAAGCTTTTGCTGATGCTAAATCTGAGCATGAAATTATTGAAAGACCTGCTAGATTTAGAGATTTTCCTCGTGTTATAAAAGAGAATTGTATTGGTTGTGGTTCTTGTACTGCAAGTTGTCCTTCTCCTACTGCAATTAAACTTGTAAGGGATAAAACAACTAAAGAAAAAGAGGGTTTAACTTATCCAGTAATTAATAAAAGTGGATGTATTAGATGTGGGTTCTGTGCAGAGGTTTGTCCTTCAAACCCTAAAACATTAGAATGTGGTGAAAATCATCATATTATAACAGAATTTAATATTATTCCATCTAAAAGACGTTTTATTGTTGATGATTATCTCTGTATTAAATGCAGAGCTTGTATGAAAGAGTGTAAAGTTGATGCAATATCTGAAGTTAATGGCCGTATTGTTGTAGATCCATTAAAATGTATTGCTTGTGGAGATTGTCTTGATGTATGTAAGGTTAAAGGAGCTATGAAAGGTGTTTTCATTGATAATCTTGAAGATCAAAAGAAATTAATCAATCTTATTGTAAGTAATCTTGAAGAGTATATTGAGAATCAACAAGAAAAATTAGAACTTCTTCCTCGTGAATCATTATTACAGTTATCATTACCATTATCAATGTTTTGGGATGATGCATTAAAAATTATTCCTGATGCAGAAATCACACATGAAATTATAGAAAATGCTGTAGATAGATTAAAAATAAGGGTTATAACTTGGAATTCTGATAAATGTACTAAATGTCAAATGTGTGTTAATGAGTGTCCAATTGGAGCAATATCATTTGATGAAGAGAAAAATACTATTGTAAGAGATAAAGATAAATGTTGTAGATGTAGTATTTGTTATCAAACATGTCCATTTGCTGTAATTAAATATTTCCATGCTAAATTTGTTTTAGATGTTAATGATGATGGAGAAGAAGAGATATTCATTACAGTTAAACCATCACAAATAGATTATGATTTTATAGGAAGTGAACACAATGAAAGTTGA
- a CDS encoding 4Fe-4S binding protein: MKVDSKDYDRYGKSIREVEVQWDIDDLKCAQCVDKPCMESCPIDAIYIDPNGNIRLHDTCFGCILCRNACPYDAITMVTTIAEPIKENVPNINIELCRACGACVQNCKTGAIHLHSEGSKTFSEIDEDKCMRCGYCYRVCPTDAIKYGEILPRTVKGGKAIVVNHKKCIGCMTCTRVCPSKGSILISKTLKLPYINPGYCARCEECMHACPSTAIKYSSRKRAYAQYSKIRTSDTISEIVDKDISKLSHNIARMDRILHDLSIEFSNRLDKRDSSEVNPDIYEKTDFLTELKFNASKVIDKKFKDITDEEFDITRMRNIIDSFPPKRRIFVDENKCIACAECLAVCPVENAIEMDGPTPILINDNCVFCGRCVEKCRFDVISIIEESFMSECDNIYYISTLVNKERKGKLYIDNSQCQSCGVCVKNCPTDALSILNDNIKFNEENCIYCRHCECLCPVGAIKIDFEDEINSSKELSNESDNLI; the protein is encoded by the coding sequence ATGAAAGTTGATTCTAAAGACTATGATCGTTATGGTAAATCTATACGTGAAGTTGAAGTTCAATGGGATATAGATGATTTAAAATGTGCTCAATGTGTAGATAAACCATGTATGGAATCATGTCCAATTGATGCAATTTATATAGATCCTAATGGTAATATTCGATTACATGATACTTGTTTTGGTTGTATATTATGTAGAAATGCTTGTCCATATGATGCTATTACAATGGTAACAACTATTGCAGAACCTATTAAAGAAAATGTACCAAACATAAATATTGAATTGTGTCGTGCATGTGGTGCTTGTGTTCAAAACTGTAAAACTGGTGCTATCCATCTTCATTCTGAAGGATCTAAAACATTTAGTGAAATTGATGAAGATAAATGTATGAGATGTGGTTATTGTTATAGAGTATGTCCAACTGATGCTATTAAATATGGTGAAATTTTACCAAGAACTGTAAAAGGTGGTAAAGCTATTGTTGTTAACCATAAAAAATGTATTGGATGTATGACTTGTACTAGAGTATGCCCATCTAAAGGTTCTATTCTTATTAGTAAAACTTTAAAATTACCTTATATTAATCCAGGTTATTGTGCAAGGTGTGAAGAATGTATGCATGCTTGTCCTTCAACTGCTATTAAGTATTCTTCACGTAAAAGAGCTTATGCACAATATAGTAAAATTAGAACTTCTGATACAATTTCAGAAATTGTTGATAAAGATATATCTAAATTATCTCATAATATTGCAAGAATGGATAGAATTTTACATGATTTATCTATTGAATTTTCAAATAGATTAGATAAACGTGATTCTTCTGAAGTTAATCCAGATATTTATGAAAAAACAGATTTCTTAACTGAACTTAAGTTTAATGCATCTAAAGTTATTGATAAGAAATTTAAAGATATAACTGATGAAGAGTTTGATATTACTAGAATGAGAAATATCATAGATTCATTTCCTCCAAAAAGAAGAATATTTGTAGATGAAAATAAATGTATTGCTTGTGCAGAATGTCTTGCAGTATGTCCTGTTGAGAATGCAATTGAAATGGATGGTCCAACACCTATTCTTATTAATGATAATTGTGTCTTTTGTGGTAGATGTGTAGAAAAATGTAGATTTGATGTTATTTCCATTATTGAGGAATCATTCATGTCTGAATGTGATAATATATATTATATTTCTACATTAGTTAATAAGGAAAGAAAAGGTAAATTATACATTGATAATTCTCAATGTCAATCTTGTGGAGTTTGTGTTAAAAATTGTCCAACAGATGCACTTAGTATACTTAATGATAATATTAAGTTTAATGAGGAGAATTGTATTTATTGTAGACATTGTGAATGTTTATGTCCTGTAGGCGCTATTAAAATTGATTTTGAAGATGAAATTAATTCTTCTAAAGAGCTTTCTAATGAATCAGATAATTTAATATAG